The Sphaerospermopsis torques-reginae ITEP-024 genome has a window encoding:
- a CDS encoding serine/threonine-protein kinase — MTEQIVGQLLQGRYQIIQSLSAGVFGKTYIAEDPKDVDYPEKPRYVIKQLKINHFQSKSYFDYLRLRFLTETETLKHLGEHDQIPKLISCFEENEQFYLVQEYISGQPLSTELKLNQNKKRKWSTTEAMTFLEDALGILEFVHSQGFIHCDIKPENLIRRSSDGKLVLIDFGSIQPIDFSTDAELPISQLPVTSLGYIPPEQFLGQTQPNSDIYALGMIVLQGLTGLTPLQLKIDPANNDIPWTCEDTIIDEYLAVFISQMIRYNYQERFQSASEALWVFKHIRWKHRAAAIATSKFPITTKKAVADKNKKLDPLLAGMKWGITINCLVVGLGVYSLATSSQANSETAILSEAITEYQTGNLEKAISLAKTIPSYSNVYPEAQETIAEWQKQWHNDTKNYLVAEQALDEGNLLDAMHAVTQIPYTSYWRAKREQLIEKTETNLEAKTQTLLNKAYASAEKKDFSAALEYLRQIPPESSAGAIVQQKLAEYNHKRQIRAEYFLHSAYRKALRKDFAGAIKFLEKIPEDTDAYPQAQIKIQEYKEKQQIREKLQEVVRSKKVSFVNQISKLNQIESDIKTTSFSLPDYPQEVNI, encoded by the coding sequence ATGACTGAACAAATCGTCGGACAATTATTGCAAGGTCGCTACCAAATTATTCAAAGCCTTAGTGCAGGTGTATTTGGGAAAACTTATATTGCGGAAGATCCCAAAGATGTTGATTACCCAGAAAAACCCAGATACGTTATTAAGCAGTTAAAAATCAATCATTTTCAATCTAAATCTTACTTTGACTACCTGAGATTGCGTTTTCTTACCGAAACCGAAACCCTGAAGCATTTAGGAGAACATGACCAAATTCCTAAACTTATTAGCTGCTTTGAAGAAAATGAACAATTTTATTTAGTACAGGAATATATTTCTGGCCAGCCATTGTCCACAGAGTTAAAGCTAAATCAAAATAAAAAACGTAAGTGGAGTACAACCGAAGCGATGACATTTCTCGAAGATGCCTTAGGTATTCTCGAATTTGTTCATTCTCAAGGTTTTATTCACTGTGATATCAAACCAGAAAATTTAATCAGACGTTCTAGTGATGGTAAATTAGTGCTAATAGATTTCGGTTCAATTCAACCCATTGATTTTAGCACTGATGCGGAATTGCCCATTTCCCAGCTACCCGTGACTTCATTGGGTTACATCCCACCAGAACAATTTTTAGGACAAACACAACCCAATAGTGACATTTATGCTTTAGGAATGATTGTACTCCAAGGTTTAACAGGGTTAACACCACTGCAATTAAAAATTGATCCTGCTAATAATGACATTCCTTGGACTTGTGAAGATACCATCATTGACGAATATCTGGCTGTTTTTATCAGTCAAATGATTCGCTATAATTATCAGGAAAGATTTCAATCTGCCAGTGAAGCACTGTGGGTATTTAAACACATAAGATGGAAGCATCGGGCAGCTGCAATTGCGACTTCAAAGTTTCCCATTACTACCAAAAAAGCTGTTGCAGATAAAAATAAAAAATTAGATCCATTATTGGCAGGAATGAAATGGGGAATCACCATAAATTGTTTAGTAGTTGGTTTGGGAGTTTATTCTTTAGCTACTAGTTCTCAAGCTAATTCAGAAACAGCAATTTTATCTGAAGCAATCACAGAATATCAAACTGGTAATTTAGAAAAAGCAATTAGTTTAGCCAAAACAATTCCCTCCTATAGCAACGTCTATCCAGAAGCTCAAGAGACAATTGCAGAATGGCAAAAGCAATGGCACAATGATACTAAAAATTATTTAGTAGCTGAACAAGCATTGGATGAAGGTAATTTGTTAGATGCCATGCACGCTGTTACGCAAATTCCCTACACTTCCTATTGGCGTGCTAAACGAGAACAACTAATAGAAAAAACAGAAACTAACCTAGAAGCAAAAACACAAACTTTATTAAATAAAGCTTACGCCAGCGCAGAAAAGAAAGATTTTTCGGCTGCTTTAGAATATCTGCGCCAAATTCCGCCAGAAAGTTCTGCTGGTGCTATAGTGCAACAAAAATTAGCTGAATACAATCATAAAAGGCAAATTAGAGCCGAATATTTTTTACATTCAGCTTATCGTAAAGCTTTAAGGAAAGACTTTGCCGGTGCAATCAAATTCCTGGAAAAAATTCCTGAAGATACTGATGCATATCCTCAAGCTCAAATCAAAATCCAGGAGTATAAGGAAAAGCAACAGATTAGAGAGAAACTGCAAGAAGTAGTCAGGAGTAAAAAAGTTTCTTTTGTTAATCAAATCTCTAAATTGAATCAGATCGAATCAGATATTAAAACCACATCTTTCTCTTTACCAGATTACCCGCAGGAAGTCAATATCTGA
- a CDS encoding YcjF family protein, producing MPLSRLVTLIVGLIIILGLALWLIDSLTRLYWQLSYSPLLGNLLLLLLIVLLAGLVAAFIYYVLVLRSGEEKSRRNRRRVTPSQIPAAKSDAASSTLQAVRQQVAQIQDEVTRQALLSRTREIEANLARGEIQVVVFGTGSAGKTSLVNAIMGRIVGQVNAPMGTTQVGETYCLRLKGLERKILITDTPGILEAGVAGTEREQLARALATEADLLLFVVDNDLRRSEYEPLKGLAEIGKRSLLVLNKTDLYTDEDQEAILTKLRQRVKDYIASNDVVAIAANPQPAQLETGEIFQPEPDIVSLLRRMASVLRAEGEDLVADNILLQSLRLGEEARKLIDSQRRRQADKIVDRYQWIGAGVVSVTPLPVVDLLATAAVNAQMVVEIGRVYGCDLNMERGRELALSLGKTIAGLGIVKGAIELLSTALQLHVATFIIGRAIQGVTAAYLTRIAGKSFIEYFRHDQDWGDGGMTEVVQQQFQMNRRDEFIKVFIQDAIAKVVKPLTDGE from the coding sequence ATGCCTCTGTCTCGCCTAGTCACGCTCATTGTTGGTTTGATTATCATTTTGGGGTTAGCCCTGTGGCTGATTGATTCCCTGACTCGGCTTTATTGGCAATTATCCTATTCTCCCCTATTAGGTAATCTGCTGCTGTTGCTGCTGATTGTTCTTTTGGCAGGGTTAGTTGCAGCCTTTATATATTATGTTTTGGTTCTGCGCTCTGGTGAGGAAAAATCACGACGTAATCGCAGACGCGTTACCCCTAGCCAAATTCCTGCGGCTAAGTCTGATGCGGCTTCTAGCACTTTGCAAGCTGTACGTCAACAAGTAGCCCAAATTCAAGACGAAGTTACCCGTCAAGCTTTACTGAGTCGCACCAGGGAAATAGAAGCGAATTTAGCACGGGGGGAAATTCAAGTAGTGGTGTTTGGAACAGGGAGTGCTGGCAAAACTTCCTTAGTAAATGCCATTATGGGGCGGATAGTCGGGCAGGTAAATGCGCCAATGGGTACAACCCAGGTGGGTGAAACCTATTGTTTACGCTTAAAGGGATTAGAGCGAAAAATTTTAATTACGGATACGCCAGGAATTTTAGAAGCGGGAGTTGCCGGAACAGAACGAGAACAACTGGCCAGGGCTTTGGCGACGGAAGCAGATTTATTATTATTTGTGGTAGATAATGATTTACGACGTTCTGAATATGAGCCGTTGAAGGGTTTAGCGGAAATTGGTAAGCGATCGCTCTTGGTTCTCAATAAAACTGATTTATATACAGATGAAGATCAAGAAGCCATTTTAACTAAGTTGCGTCAACGGGTAAAAGATTATATTGCTAGTAATGATGTGGTGGCGATCGCTGCTAACCCCCAACCCGCACAATTAGAAACCGGGGAAATTTTCCAACCAGAACCAGATATAGTCTCCTTATTGCGACGCATGGCTTCTGTACTACGGGCTGAAGGTGAAGATTTAGTTGCAGATAATATTCTCTTACAATCTCTCCGCTTAGGAGAAGAAGCGCGAAAATTAATTGATTCCCAGCGTCGTCGTCAAGCTGATAAAATTGTAGACCGCTATCAATGGATCGGCGCTGGTGTGGTTTCTGTAACTCCTTTACCAGTGGTAGACCTACTAGCTACCGCCGCAGTTAACGCCCAAATGGTGGTAGAAATTGGCAGAGTTTACGGTTGTGATTTGAATATGGAACGGGGGCGAGAATTAGCTCTATCTTTAGGAAAAACCATTGCTGGTTTAGGTATTGTTAAAGGAGCTATTGAATTACTATCAACTGCTTTACAACTTCATGTTGCTACTTTTATCATTGGTCGCGCTATTCAAGGAGTAACAGCAGCTTATTTAACACGCATTGCGGGCAAAAGCTTTATTGAGTATTTTCGCCATGATCAAGATTGGGGTGATGGGGGAATGACGGAAGTAGTACAGCAGCAATTTCAGATGAATCGCCGAGACGAGTTTATAAAAGTATTTATCCAAGATGCGATCGCTAAAGTCGTAAAACCCTTGACAGACGGTGAATAA
- a CDS encoding DUF937 domain-containing protein, translating to MGLFDQILGSVANSNQQGGLGKLISIANTIQQISNSTGTDTSTMQTVFSVVGKQVNSSLQETKVNEGNQAAENLVNQFAGTAPDSQAVNALFSPAIQQQVAQIAAQRTGLDAGMIQQLLPILVPLVLQFLQSGGHPLLNKFLDADGDGDVDIADAIQLASRFLK from the coding sequence ATGGGACTGTTTGATCAAATTCTTGGTTCAGTTGCTAATTCTAATCAACAAGGTGGTTTGGGTAAACTGATAAGTATTGCTAACACCATCCAGCAGATCAGTAATAGCACAGGTACAGATACTTCAACTATGCAAACTGTGTTTTCAGTAGTTGGTAAACAGGTAAATTCATCTTTACAAGAAACGAAAGTTAATGAGGGAAATCAAGCAGCAGAAAACTTGGTAAATCAATTTGCGGGAACTGCTCCTGACTCTCAAGCTGTTAACGCTCTATTTTCCCCAGCTATTCAACAACAAGTAGCCCAAATAGCAGCGCAACGCACAGGTTTAGATGCGGGAATGATTCAACAATTATTACCGATTTTAGTACCTTTAGTTCTCCAGTTTTTACAATCTGGTGGACATCCCTTGTTGAATAAATTCCTCGATGCTGATGGTGATGGTGATGTTGATATTGCTGATGCGATTCAGTTAGCTAGTCGGTTTTTAAAGTAA
- the fni gene encoding type 2 isopentenyl-diphosphate Delta-isomerase: MVLPVNPPTTTPTQTQNRKADHIRICLEEDVQGQQVTTGLEKYRFIHCCLPECDRTDIDISTTFLGKQLHAPILISSMTGGTERAGIINRRLAEVAQQYKLAMGVGSQRVALEKPQVADTFAIRKYAPDVLLFANLGAVQLNYQCGLDECLRIIEILEADALILHINPLQEFIQPRGDTNFRGLFDKIADLCSKLPVPVIAKEVGNGISGKMAEKLISVGIQAIDVAGAGGTSWALVESERAETSLQRRLGKTFADWGIPTAECITSIRAQFPEIPLIASGGLRHGLDVAKAIALGADIAGLAMPFLQAADVSSTALQELTEVLIAEITTVLFCTGNRTLYQLKQSDSLQRIQ; encoded by the coding sequence ATGGTATTACCCGTGAACCCTCCTACCACCACCCCAACACAAACCCAAAACCGTAAAGCGGATCATATCCGCATCTGTCTTGAGGAAGATGTCCAAGGTCAGCAAGTTACTACCGGACTAGAAAAATATCGTTTTATTCATTGTTGTTTACCGGAATGCGATCGCACCGACATTGATATCAGCACGACTTTTTTGGGAAAACAACTTCACGCACCAATCTTAATATCTTCCATGACTGGAGGAACAGAACGCGCAGGAATTATTAACCGTCGTTTGGCAGAAGTCGCCCAGCAATATAAACTAGCGATGGGTGTAGGTTCTCAGCGTGTAGCTTTGGAAAAACCCCAAGTTGCTGATACTTTCGCTATTCGTAAATATGCCCCAGATGTGCTGTTATTTGCTAATTTAGGTGCTGTACAACTTAATTATCAATGTGGTTTAGATGAATGTTTGCGAATTATTGAAATTTTAGAAGCTGATGCTTTGATTTTACACATTAACCCGCTACAAGAGTTCATTCAACCGAGAGGTGATACTAATTTTCGGGGATTGTTTGACAAAATTGCCGATTTATGCAGTAAATTACCAGTTCCTGTAATTGCCAAAGAAGTCGGTAATGGCATTTCTGGGAAGATGGCTGAAAAACTGATATCCGTAGGAATACAGGCTATTGATGTCGCAGGAGCGGGTGGTACATCTTGGGCGTTGGTAGAAAGCGAAAGAGCCGAAACATCATTACAGCGACGTTTAGGAAAGACTTTTGCAGATTGGGGGATACCGACAGCAGAATGTATTACCAGTATTCGCGCTCAGTTCCCGGAAATACCTTTGATAGCTTCTGGGGGGTTACGTCATGGTTTAGATGTAGCCAAAGCGATCGCTCTTGGTGCAGATATCGCTGGTTTAGCAATGCCTTTCCTGCAAGCAGCAGATGTATCATCAACTGCACTGCAAGAGTTGACAGAAGTATTAATTGCCGAAATCACCACCGTGTTATTCTGTACTGGTAACAGAACTTTGTATCAGTTAAAGCAATCTGACAGTTTGCAACGTATACAATAA
- the sppA gene encoding signal peptide peptidase SppA yields MNNFFKQTCASLIGSLLGLTIFAGVGTLGLLFLIIAATSQDTSPQVKDKSMLVFDLSMKITDSQPSSSDLLQRTLRGVDEEQITLREVIETVEKAQRDPRIVGIYIDATKSGTASSLGYASLKEIRQALDKFRASGKKIIAYSTDWNEREYYLSSVADKIVLNPVGMMEINGLSSQPMFLTGALQKYGIGVQVVRVGKFKGAVEPFLLDKLSPENRQQTQKLLDDVWGEWRNSVGKSRKIQPEKLQAIANNQAILESTAAKANGLVDQIAYQDEVFTDLKKLTASEEDDKNFRQINITDYAEVPGKSMGVERNSENQIAVVYAEGEIVDGKGEDGQIGGDRFAQIFRKIRQDEDVKSVVLRINSPGGSATASEIIQREIKLTRQVKPVIISMGDVAASGGYWIATDSNRIFAEKNTITGSIGVFGILFNGEKLANNNGITWDTVKTSQFADTQTVARPKSPQELAIYQRSVNRIYNMFINKVAEGRKLPQQKVAEIAQGRVWSGVTAKQIGLVDEIGGLNVAIEYAAKAAKLGNDWEVQEYPRVRSLEERFFGRQLQTAQAKLGIEKNLIQPNNPLLAEFDKFKQEISILQKMNDPQGIYARLPFNLKID; encoded by the coding sequence ATGAATAACTTTTTTAAACAAACTTGTGCTAGTTTAATTGGTAGCTTACTAGGACTGACTATTTTTGCTGGTGTCGGTACTTTAGGCTTATTATTTCTCATTATCGCTGCTACTTCTCAAGATACAAGTCCACAAGTTAAAGATAAATCTATGTTGGTGTTTGACTTGTCAATGAAAATCACTGACAGTCAACCTAGTTCCAGTGACTTACTGCAAAGAACCTTGAGAGGAGTAGATGAGGAGCAAATAACACTCCGCGAAGTGATCGAAACTGTGGAAAAAGCACAACGTGATCCGCGTATTGTGGGTATTTATATAGATGCTACCAAGTCAGGTACAGCTAGTAGTTTGGGTTATGCTTCCCTCAAAGAAATTCGTCAAGCGTTAGATAAATTCCGTGCATCTGGGAAAAAGATTATCGCATATAGTACAGATTGGAATGAACGGGAATATTATCTGAGTTCAGTAGCTGATAAGATTGTACTCAATCCTGTAGGCATGATGGAAATCAACGGTTTGAGTTCACAACCGATGTTTTTAACAGGAGCATTGCAGAAATACGGGATTGGTGTTCAAGTAGTACGGGTAGGGAAATTTAAAGGAGCAGTAGAACCTTTTCTCCTGGATAAACTCAGTCCAGAAAATAGACAACAAACCCAGAAATTATTAGATGATGTGTGGGGAGAGTGGCGAAATTCTGTAGGTAAAAGTCGGAAAATTCAACCAGAAAAATTACAGGCGATCGCCAATAACCAAGCTATTTTAGAATCTACCGCCGCAAAAGCTAACGGTTTAGTCGATCAAATAGCTTACCAAGATGAAGTATTTACTGATTTGAAAAAGTTAACTGCTAGTGAAGAAGATGATAAAAATTTCCGACAAATTAACATTACTGATTATGCCGAAGTTCCTGGTAAATCAATGGGAGTAGAACGCAACTCAGAAAATCAAATTGCAGTTGTTTATGCAGAAGGGGAAATAGTCGATGGTAAAGGAGAAGATGGACAAATAGGAGGCGATCGCTTTGCCCAAATCTTCAGAAAAATCCGTCAAGATGAAGATGTGAAATCTGTGGTTTTAAGAATTAACAGCCCTGGTGGTAGCGCCACAGCTTCAGAAATCATACAGCGAGAAATTAAATTAACTCGACAAGTTAAACCAGTAATTATTTCAATGGGTGATGTAGCTGCTTCCGGTGGTTATTGGATAGCTACTGATTCTAATCGCATTTTTGCTGAAAAGAATACTATTACAGGTTCTATTGGTGTCTTTGGAATATTGTTCAACGGTGAAAAATTAGCCAATAATAATGGCATCACCTGGGATACCGTGAAAACATCTCAATTTGCAGATACTCAAACAGTTGCTCGTCCCAAATCACCCCAAGAATTAGCAATTTATCAACGCAGTGTTAACCGTATTTATAATATGTTTATTAATAAAGTTGCCGAAGGTCGAAAGTTACCCCAACAAAAGGTAGCAGAAATCGCCCAAGGTCGAGTTTGGTCAGGTGTAACAGCAAAACAAATCGGTTTAGTTGATGAAATTGGCGGTTTAAATGTTGCTATTGAATATGCAGCCAAAGCCGCAAAATTAGGAAATGATTGGGAAGTACAAGAATATCCTAGAGTGAGAAGTTTAGAAGAGCGTTTCTTTGGTAGACAATTACAAACAGCACAAGCAAAATTAGGAATTGAAAAAAATCTGATTCAGCCAAATAACCCACTTTTAGCCGAATTTGATAAATTTAAACAAGAAATTTCCATTTTACAGAAAATGAACGACCCCCAAGGCATTTATGCCCGTTTACCTTTTAATTTGAAAATAGATTAA
- a CDS encoding GDYXXLXY domain-containing protein has protein sequence MTNNSPEQNKTLTPEKEFSEKLTFRDYLIATEQKANQPLPIWRLVAPLMLQVGLILAVPTQAMYTEMTGKSVILQTLPAYSNNVLQGSALSFDYNISRTENLRRLPGWRDWVRENSLRNGRINQGSTLYLILQEQQSFNRGFNRDFNRDFNRNVPAAWKPVRVSSNLPMYLPNNQVALKGNYQDGLINYRLENYFVSEEQRQQINDDLSQVQQNQDRPRTPIVVRVKVDPQGNAVPTSMWIGDRNYRF, from the coding sequence ATGACAAACAATTCACCAGAACAAAATAAAACTCTAACTCCAGAAAAGGAGTTTTCTGAAAAATTAACTTTTCGTGATTACTTAATTGCTACTGAACAAAAAGCCAATCAACCGTTACCAATTTGGCGATTAGTAGCACCTTTAATGCTGCAAGTAGGGTTAATTTTAGCAGTTCCCACCCAAGCAATGTATACAGAAATGACAGGTAAAAGTGTGATTTTACAAACTTTACCTGCATATTCTAATAATGTTCTACAGGGTTCTGCTTTGTCCTTTGATTATAATATCTCCCGGACTGAAAATTTGCGAAGATTACCGGGTTGGAGAGATTGGGTAAGAGAAAATTCTCTGAGAAATGGCAGAATAAATCAAGGAAGTACATTGTATTTGATTTTGCAAGAACAACAATCTTTTAACCGTGGTTTTAATCGTGATTTTAATCGTGATTTTAATCGTAATGTTCCCGCAGCATGGAAACCAGTGCGTGTGAGTAGTAATCTACCCATGTACTTGCCTAATAACCAAGTAGCTTTAAAGGGTAATTATCAAGATGGGTTGATTAACTACCGGTTGGAAAATTATTTTGTTTCCGAAGAACAAAGACAACAAATTAATGATGATCTCTCGCAGGTGCAACAAAACCAAGATAGACCTAGAACTCCAATAGTTGTCAGGGTAAAAGTAGATCCTCAAGGTAATGCTGTACCTACGAGTATGTGGATAGGCGATCGCAATTATCGGTTTTGA
- a CDS encoding DUF2157 domain-containing protein, whose translation MILDNFPRKLRQEAQLWRDEGLISSSQYQQIADRYQFNKIEAAAKESSGLIAIAVGGLLLILGVIIFVAANWQTWSREVKFILLMSLFLSTAITGFLTWREPTLAKGEGKKPQRNKRLLGEALLILSALILGATLMLMAQIFNISGSATQLFLAWGFGVLVMAYSLSLNSLGVLAIILLQIGYWLGLREFWSAGSDFNWARLAVQHTPLISWLLFVPLAYICRSRVIFILAAIAFTLSLQYNLNPLPLLTFSDVIPWVASFALALPPALFWSYDDLLFPTVNYRLFQNIARNLALGCFAVVFYLLSFRWQWQSFSFGNSPTNFSNVFQSLPIIDLGILSGLAVLQWLFLFRHRHNPTRKEVFFTITVISIFLGFIVIVPFWHQAISRITELGIFVFNVLLITLAWGLMQQGLKLSNRTSFWCGMLLFILQIISRVLEYDTDLLFRSLVFVLCGSGLISAGLWFERRLQERATVKK comes from the coding sequence ATGATCTTAGATAATTTTCCGCGAAAACTGCGCCAGGAAGCACAACTTTGGCGAGATGAAGGACTTATCAGTTCTTCCCAATACCAGCAAATTGCCGACCGTTATCAATTTAATAAAATAGAAGCTGCTGCAAAAGAAAGTTCTGGTTTAATAGCCATTGCTGTCGGTGGTTTACTTTTAATTTTAGGTGTCATTATCTTTGTAGCAGCAAATTGGCAAACATGGTCAAGAGAAGTTAAATTTATTTTGTTGATGAGTTTGTTTTTGTCTACTGCTATCACGGGTTTTTTGACTTGGAGAGAACCAACTCTTGCTAAGGGGGAAGGTAAAAAACCACAACGCAATAAACGTCTTTTAGGAGAAGCTTTACTCATTCTCAGCGCCTTAATTTTGGGTGCAACTTTAATGCTGATGGCGCAAATATTCAATATTAGCGGTTCAGCTACCCAGTTATTTTTAGCTTGGGGGTTTGGTGTTTTAGTCATGGCTTATAGTCTATCACTCAATTCTTTGGGTGTTTTGGCTATTATCCTGTTACAAATTGGTTATTGGTTAGGACTGAGAGAATTTTGGTCTGCTGGTAGTGATTTTAATTGGGCGCGTTTAGCTGTGCAACATACGCCGTTAATTTCTTGGTTGTTGTTTGTACCTTTGGCGTATATTTGTCGTTCACGGGTGATTTTTATCTTAGCAGCGATCGCTTTTACTCTTTCTCTACAATACAATCTCAATCCTTTACCATTATTAACTTTTTCTGATGTTATTCCTTGGGTTGCTTCTTTTGCTTTAGCATTACCACCTGCTTTATTTTGGAGTTATGATGATTTGTTGTTCCCAACTGTTAATTATCGGTTATTTCAAAATATAGCCCGTAATTTAGCTTTGGGATGTTTTGCTGTGGTGTTTTATTTATTGTCTTTCCGTTGGCAATGGCAATCTTTCAGTTTTGGTAATTCACCAACTAATTTCTCTAATGTTTTTCAATCTTTGCCTATCATTGATTTAGGAATACTCAGCGGTTTAGCAGTGTTGCAATGGTTATTTCTATTTCGTCATCGCCATAACCCAACTCGCAAAGAAGTATTTTTTACTATCACTGTCATTAGCATTTTTCTGGGTTTTATTGTCATTGTACCCTTTTGGCATCAAGCTATAAGTCGGATTACTGAACTAGGCATTTTTGTCTTCAATGTTTTGTTAATTACTTTAGCTTGGGGACTGATGCAACAAGGTTTAAAGTTGAGTAACAGAACTTCTTTTTGGTGTGGTATGCTATTATTTATCCTGCAAATTATCAGCCGGGTGCTAGAGTACGACACTGATTTATTATTTAGATCATTGGTGTTTGTATTGTGCGGTTCTGGTTTGATTTCTGCCGGTCTTTGGTTTGAACGTCGTTTACAGGAACGTGCTACTGTTAAGAAATAA
- a CDS encoding RsmB/NOP family class I SAM-dependent RNA methyltransferase: MEKPSNLLLKVARRLFDDADEQAKFIAALVNPKPFSPCILWCQDKPEISHFVVETPTSWQPEFVDRLSLGEKPGQHPLHQQGYFYCLDFSSVFAASVLLTINQPVPLVFDMCAAPGGKSVFAWKALQPDLLISNEVIGKRLGMLISNLKRCQIQQSCVVNRDSSIFAEMFAESSNLVLVDAPCTGQSLLVKGEKAPGCFHHTAINKSANRQKRIIANSAQVVAPQGYLVYMTCTYSPEENEQVCEWFLARFPQFQAVEVSHLSKYQSHLTSIPCYRMFPQDGLGAGAFTVLFKNMNEGDAKQINLNNLAIIHQM; this comes from the coding sequence ATGGAAAAACCTTCAAATTTATTACTTAAAGTTGCCCGTCGTTTATTTGATGATGCAGATGAACAAGCAAAGTTTATTGCAGCTTTAGTTAATCCTAAACCTTTTTCACCTTGTATTCTTTGGTGTCAAGATAAGCCTGAGATTTCACATTTTGTAGTAGAAACACCAACATCTTGGCAACCGGAATTTGTAGATCGTTTATCTTTGGGAGAAAAACCAGGTCAACATCCTTTACATCAACAAGGATATTTTTATTGTTTAGATTTTTCTTCTGTATTTGCGGCTTCTGTGTTGTTAACAATTAATCAACCAGTGCCTTTAGTATTTGATATGTGCGCTGCACCAGGGGGTAAAAGTGTCTTTGCTTGGAAAGCATTACAACCTGATTTACTAATTAGTAATGAAGTCATTGGTAAACGGTTAGGTATGTTAATTTCTAACTTGAAACGTTGCCAAATTCAACAGAGTTGTGTGGTAAATCGAGATTCTAGTATTTTTGCAGAAATGTTTGCAGAATCTAGTAATTTAGTCTTAGTTGATGCACCTTGTACGGGGCAATCTTTACTAGTGAAAGGTGAAAAAGCACCGGGATGTTTTCATCATACCGCAATTAATAAAAGTGCTAATCGTCAAAAAAGAATTATTGCTAATTCAGCCCAAGTTGTTGCACCTCAAGGGTATTTAGTTTATATGACTTGTACCTATTCACCGGAAGAAAATGAGCAGGTTTGTGAATGGTTTTTAGCAAGATTTCCCCAATTTCAAGCAGTGGAAGTTAGTCATTTATCCAAATATCAATCACATTTAACCAGCATTCCTTGTTATCGGATGTTTCCGCAGGATGGTTTGGGTGCTGGCGCGTTTACGGTATTGTTTAAAAATATGAATGAAGGAGACGCTAAACAAATCAATTTAAATAATCTAGCAATCATACATCAAATGTGA
- a CDS encoding Uma2 family endonuclease → MLTNITENQTPPVEVIPDYEPPLPPTDLIFDDGVPLESNRHRIAMNVLIYSLQQAWSDRQDYFVGGNMFIYYSSEQLRNKDFRGPDFFVVLNVPNKETRQGWVVWEEQGRYPDVIIELMSPSTKNVDLVLKKELYQNIFRTRDYFVYDPFDPNSLKGWHLDNHFIYQPLTANEKGCLWCETLGFWLGNWQGTLTRETATWLRFYDQQGNLVLLPEEAERQRANIAQEQAENERQRAEQAEQARKEAIPKLLQMGLTVEQISQALALSIEEVQKVTETLT, encoded by the coding sequence ATGTTAACGAATATTACAGAAAATCAGACTCCACCAGTTGAGGTTATCCCAGACTACGAACCCCCCCTACCACCAACCGATTTAATATTTGATGATGGAGTTCCCTTGGAAAGTAACCGCCACCGCATCGCCATGAATGTTTTAATTTATTCTTTACAACAAGCATGGTCAGACCGTCAAGATTATTTTGTTGGCGGGAATATGTTTATATACTACAGTAGTGAACAACTGCGAAATAAAGATTTTCGTGGTCCAGATTTTTTTGTTGTTTTGAATGTCCCCAATAAAGAAACCCGTCAAGGTTGGGTAGTTTGGGAAGAACAAGGACGCTACCCAGATGTAATTATTGAATTAATGTCTCCTTCAACTAAGAATGTAGATTTGGTTCTCAAAAAAGAACTTTATCAAAACATCTTTAGAACTAGAGATTATTTTGTTTATGATCCTTTTGATCCTAACTCATTAAAAGGTTGGCATTTAGATAATCATTTTATTTATCAACCTTTAACAGCTAATGAAAAAGGCTGTTTATGGTGTGAAACATTAGGATTTTGGTTAGGAAATTGGCAAGGAACACTAACAAGAGAAACCGCCACTTGGTTAAGATTTTATGATCAACAAGGAAACTTAGTTCTGTTACCAGAAGAAGCTGAACGTCAACGTGCAAATATAGCACAAGAACAAGCTGAAAATGAACGTCAACGGGCAGAACAAGCAGAACAAGCGAGAAAAGAAGCTATACCCAAATTATTGCAAATGGGTTTAACAGTTGAACAAATTTCCCAAGCTTTAGCATTATCAATTGAGGAAGTACAAAAAGTGACTGAAACATTAACATAA